From one Anabas testudineus chromosome 21, fAnaTes1.2, whole genome shotgun sequence genomic stretch:
- the si:dkey-91i10.2 gene encoding uncharacterized protein si:dkey-91i10.2 yields the protein MPDVKAPPPCDYASTSSAAASPGGCASPLNLVIDMEPCIANLPLSPNPLSSFSQHRPSVPHYPGLQGPSYPLMARCNSSTLLTNMGLRYCSSRQAPLGVGLGSGSCNHTGSNGSRPYRSMENLSWNTVADSGLCTFSAAPYRSMDSEFILRYTSTSHWYDGPPDGSMVGAHGLVPNPDSLAFYPRHGLPRKDLPLFPQLLFPVGLDELDARKGLREKLRLQSARSSAEPLKPLPLRPQVTLGAANIEREGGYSGGGGAKPLCTMRITSPEEIKQEVLRRLQLRRQNSSPNLAVHSSPSSPKVVKTSYTTDNIASDTSGSHSTSERRRPPVGRLHIPTFEEFKRMRQKEGGQSQESTAGSVVSGKPESDLQDAGSSNSNILLSVQIGPQLGSSDEDREQGRDSEEVEEDKATSERTVSSVEGLQTVTSSEELPSTADLTSSSTSFTSTHSPIRTGPSPRSPLQALASSAQVKSPAARGDDGCSRRRRSSLEPAGSIPFPPNRENWERPSSCCPALLLEGADLSSYGAKIYKMKDGLIGSALDLIKKSCSAEISAEAPVRLSGDQDGGCDITTPSTDCQPSAVAMATPVTACRTEAGDETPAGGGGREEEGECHTGLGCRRSSSDAAYELAETVRAQRECRLRPHYSDPMPADASKRKQLEMKIAAAARLHSHRRDRDHNRDRDSAPAAIRGRSEPPGEERQAGLGVTRSGQHRWSTISSLSADSGVVGLSDEREEEDSEPRQYRRSRGAEVERVDSGIGPGLSRTWKRPSASLRAWEAQRPCPDCGLRDGASKERGERMCERCSKLRTERKEAILEFLNTESSYGEDLRIIKEEFYCPMQSAGLLTAEQLTVVFSNVQELIDVNDRFTEHLQDSIDQAFDQGDEDLLTVYIGEIFLEFVNMLPAFQTYCLQQSTSVNMLNTLEKEKELLRIFLDVSQNDNTALRRMNLRSFLMAPLQRVTKYPLLLSRIIKVTPECHPDYARLREAKSRVESHLEHINMKTKQEGNGVTWSLRSFRRDSRKNREVINIEMREVSMKTVGWARENTRFVMEGPLQLSQPADGQWVKKGSKALKFQNVQSLLMVRTQRASEVPGQGTGTDVGARGDQGEEIGESIRDGVLVLIKDKSSGKFTVLREPIRLGNCVVSTEPDCEDTFEVLDIRRESFVFRASDKSRTQQWFHQIRRYARDLGTWRKRRNALPNIMINTNQGRS from the exons ATGCCAGACGTAAAGGCTCCACCACCATGTGACTACGCGTCCAcctcctctgctgcagcctctcctgGTGGCTGTGCCTCGCCCCTCAACCTCGTCATAGACATGGAGCCCTGCATCGCCAACCTCCCCCTGTCCCCCAACCCCCTGTCGTCCTTCTCCCAACACAGACCAAGTGTCCCTCACTATCCGGGCCTCCAGGGGCCCTCCTACCCGCTCATGGCCAGGTGTAACAGCAGCACTCTGCTCACCAACATGGGCCTGAGATACTGCTCCAGCAGGCAGGCCCCTCTGGGAGTGGGGCTGGGCTCAGGCTCCTGCAACCACACAGGAAGTAACGGCAGCCGGCCTTATAGGAGCATGGAGAACCTCAGCTGGAACACTGTGGCAGATTCCGGCCTGTGTACATTCAGTGCTGCCCCCTACAGGAGCATGGACAGCGAGTTTATTTTACGCTATACATCCACTAGCCACTGGTATGATGGGCCCCCGGATGGATCTATGGTAGGGGCCCATGGACTGGTACCCAACCCAGACAGCCTGGCATTTTACCCTAGACATGGGCTGCCCAGGAAGGACCTACCGCTCTTTCCTCAGTTGCTGTTTCCAGTTGGCCTTGACGAACTGGACGCAAGGAAGGGCCTGAGGGAGAAACTCCGGCTTCAGAGTGCAAGGTCATCAGCTGAGCCTCTGAAGCCCCTCCCACTGCGCCCTCAGGTGACCCTAGGAGCTGCAAACATTGAACGAGAGGGTGGGTATTCAGGGGGTGGTGGGGCAAAGCCACTGTGCACGATGCGCATCACCAGCCCAGAGGAGATCAAACAGGAGGTTCTGAGGCGCTTACAGCTCCGGCGGCAAAACAGCAGCCCTAACTTGGCTGTACACAGCTCCCCATCCAGCCCCAAAGTGGTAAAGACATCCTACACAACAGACAACATTGCAAGTGACACGAGTGGATCACATTCCACATCTGAGCGCCGCCGACCTCCCGTGGGACGCCTACATATCCCTACATTCGAGGAGTTTAAGAGGATGAGGCAGAAGGAGGGAGGACAGAGCCAGGAGTCCACAGCAGGTTCTGTGGTATCTGGAAAACCTGAGAGTGACCTGCAGGATGCTGGGTCATCAAACAGTAACATACTCCTTTCTGTTCAGATTGGCCCCCAGTTGGGCTCTAGTGatgaagacagagagcagggaagagacagtgaggaggtggaggaagacaAGGCCACCAGTGAAAGGACAGTCAGCAGTGTTGAAGGCCTGCAGACCGTCACCTCCTCAGAGGAACTTCCTTCCACTGCAgacctcacctcctcctccacctcttttACCAGCACTCACTCTCCCATCCGCACAGGACCATCTCCACGTTCACCACTGCAGGCCCTGGCGAGCTCAGCACAGGTGAAATCCCCTGCTGCAAGGGGAGATGATGGGTGCAGCAGGCGTAGGAGGAGCAGTCTGGAACCAGCTGGGTCGATTCCTTTCCCGCCCAACAGGGAGAACTGGGAACGGCCCTCCAGCTGCTGCCCAGCACTCCTTTTAGAGGGGGCGGATCTGTCCAGCTATGGAGCCAAAATCTATAAGATGAAGGATGGTCTCATTGGTTCTGCATTGGATCTCATCAAGAAGAG CTGCAGTGCAGAGATCTCGGCCGAGGCCCCCGTCAGGCTGTCAGGTGACCAGGACGGAGGCTGTGACATCACCACCCCCTCGACTGACTGTCAGCCCTCCGCCGTTGCCATGGCAACGCCGGTAACGGCCTGCAGAACGGAGGCTGGCGACGAGACgcctgcaggaggaggaggaagagaggaagaaggagaatgC CACACCGGTCTGGGTTGCCGGCGTTCCAGCTCGGACGCAGCCTATGAGCTGGCTGAGACGGTGAGGGCGCAGCGCGAGTGTCGCCTCCGGCCCCACTACAGCGACCCCATGCCAGCCGATGCTTCCAAGCGCAAACAGCTGGAGATGAAGATCGCTGCTGCCGCCAGACTCCACAGCCATCGCCGAGACAGAGAccacaacagagacagagacagtg CTCCTGCAGCAATTCGTGGTCGCTCTGAGCCCCCTGGAGAGGAGCGTCAGGCCGGTCTGGGTGTGACTCGGTCTGGGCAGCATCGCTGGAGCACCATCAGCAGTCTGAGTGCTGACAGTGGTGTGGTGGGTCTCAGTgatgagagggaggaagaggacagcGAGCCTCGCCAATATCGCAGGAGCCGGGGAGCCGAGGTTGAACGGGTAGATAGTGGCATCGGTCCGGGACTGTCCCGCACCTGGAAAAGACCATCGGCCTCCCTCAGAGCCTGGGAGGCCCAGAGACCCTGTCCAGACTGTGGACTGAGGGACGGCGCCTCCAAAGAGCGAGGAGAGCGCATGTGTGAACGTTGCTCCAAGCTGCGCACCGAGCGCAAAGAAGCCATCCTGGAGTTTCTGAATACAGAGTCCAGCTATGGCGAGGACCTACGGATCATCAAGGAGGAATTTTACTGCCCCATGCAGAGCGCCGGGCTGCTGACAGCTGAGCAGCTCACCGTTGTGTTTAGTAACGTTCAGGAGCTGATAGACGTTAACGACCGCTTCACTGAACACCTGCAGGACAGCATTGACCAGGCCTTTGACCAG GGTGATGAGGATCTGCTAACAGTGTACATAGGAGAGATCTTTCTGGAGTTCGTCAACATGTTGCCAGCCTTCCAGACCTACTGCCTGCAGCAGTCCACCTCTGTCAACATGCTCAATAcgctggagaaggagaaagaactGCTCAG AATCTTTCTGGATGTTTCCCAGAATGACAACACAGCACTGCGTCGAATGAACTTGCGCTCCTTCCTCATGGCGCCCCTCCAGCGGGTGACTAAATACCCACTTCTACTGAGTCGCATAATCAAGGTCACTCCTGAATGTCACCCCGACTATGCGCGTCTCCGTGAGGCCAAGAGTCGGGTGGAATCCCACCTGGAGCACATCAACATGAAGACCAAGCAGGAAGGAAATGGCGTCACCTGGTCTTTGCGCTCGTTCCGCCGAGATAGCCGCAAGAACCGGGAGGTCATCAACATCGAGATGAGAGAGGTCTCGATGAAGACAGTGGGCTGGGCAAGAGAAAACACACGCTTCGTCATGGAAGGACCACTCCAGCTGTCCCAGCCAGCAGATGGTCAATGGGTGAAGAAGGGCAGCAAGGCCCTCAAGTTCCAAAATGTCCAGAGTCTCTTGATGGTGAGGACACAGCGGGCGAGTGAAGTCCCAGGACAGGGTACGGGTACTGATGTGGGGGCGCGGGGGGATCAGGGGGAGGAAATTGGTGAGAGCATTCGAGATGGAGTGCTGGTTCTAATCAAGGACAAGAGCAGTGGGAAGTTCACAGTGCTGAGAGAGCCCATACGTCTGGGAAACTGTGTGGTGTCGACAGAGCCGGACTGCGAGGACACATTCGAGGTGCTCGATATCCGACGGGAGTCTTTTGTTTTCCGTGCCTCGGACAAATCTCGCACCCAGCAGTGGTTCCATCAGATAAGGAGATATGCTCGAGACTTGGGCACCTGGAGGAAAAGACGCAATGCTCTGCCCAACATCATGATCAACACGAACCAGGGCCGCTCCTGA
- the tsn gene encoding translin has product MSVTEMFTYIQGFLSADQDVREDIRKVVQILEQTAREMLTVLQSVHQPSGFKEIPSKCAKARELFCTVRTQIADLKTKFPVEQYYRFHEHWRFVLQRLAFLAAFVVYLESESLVTREEVAQILGIEVVREKGFHLDVEDYLAGVLIMASELSRLAVNSVTAGDYNRPLRISNFINELDSGFRLLNLKNDPLRKRYDGLKYDVKKIEEVVYDLSIRGLAKESESGADK; this is encoded by the exons ATGTCTGTCACCGAGATGTTCACTTATATCCAGGGATTTCTCAGCGCCGACCAGGACGTTAGGGAG GACATTCGTAAGGTGGTCCAGATCTTGGAGCAGACTGCCAGAGAAATGCTGACAGTTCTTCAGAGCGTCCACCAACCATCTGGATTCAAAGAAA TTCCCAGTAAATGTGCAAAAGCACGGGAGTTGTTCTGCACAGTTAGGACACAAATTGCCGACCTTAAAACTAAGTTTCCTGTGGAGCAGTATTACAG GTTCCATGAACACTGGCGGTTTGTTCTGCAGCGCTTGGCTTTCTTAGCAGCCTTTGTTGTTTACCTGGAGAGTGAAAGTCTTGTGACTCGGGAGGAGGTGGCTCAGATACTCGGCA TTGAGGTGGTGCGAGAGAAGGGCTTTCACCTGGATGTAGAAGATTACCTGGCAGGTGTGCTCATCATGGCTAGTGAACTG TCACGGTTGGCGGTAAACAGTGTCACAGCGGGGGACTACAACCGGCCACTACGGATCTCCAACTTCATCAACGAGCTGGACTCGGGCTTTCGTCTGCTTAACCTGAAGAACGACCCACTGCGGAAGCGCTATGATGGTCTCAAGTATGATGTGAAGAAGATCGAGGAGGTGGTGTATGACCTGTCCATTCGCGGCCTGGCAAAAGAGTCAGAGTCAGGTGCAGACAAGTAG
- the LOC113173495 gene encoding protein FAM124A isoform X2: MEKTSAEDDCVDSGAETGGSDYSPLSSTSSELSMGELQDPFLVSVHLIADPGQGKFLQRAADAVLAWVHPELQLFRVSERASISQRSRPKRHHNSSPAAGCQPALAVILFLQEAYGGEEQILMLHRTLQRPPWRYHHTEKVSNGQRMLPLTPCSQDFFTLSPGTPLWAVRQVHYGKEIVRFTVYCRHENYVDMVRLYKLLLQRRVAQKKEDFCFFVVYSNPDMEIQLSFKRLPRGQFPVVLDSAVMEVRVRDVGALVPLLPHPCSPISEVRWQTEDYDGNKILLQVQSAHFKPSQDPCHISSTITESASAPSTFTRSSASYRNRRYHHRLASRSKVHQTSYSSLPVACEEPDEQVQWLERHNPDSWRAQWRGHRSGSLFSLPNMGSASSHSTCSSPGPSPSPHHRSHSLNRSSSLIPPFRLNVDALIGAEETDVDTGNRVNSGSSVDLTVVSAYIKSSLPQTSRPLSAPPEDVGSSRFPGLPENTYKAATLGRTPNHFCTNTTPSTFVGSHTRSTSMNTSAAPSLSDISINQSDSCSIISVPLEEADKTEEEEVQEFYI; this comes from the exons ATGGAGAAAACCTCAGCAGAAGATGACTGTGTGGATTCAGGAGCCGAGACTGGAGG GTCTGATTACAGTCCCTTGTCCTCAACGAGCA GTGAGTTATCCATGGGCGAGCTCCAGGATCCCTTCCTCGTCAGCGTCCACCTCATCGCTGACCCCGGCCAGGGCAAGTTCCTGCAGCgtgctgctgatgctgtgctGGCATGGGTGCACCCGGAGCTGCAGCTCTTCAGAGTGTCAGAGCGGGCCTCCATCTCCCAGCGGTCTAGGCCCAAGCGTCATCACAATAGTAGCCCGGCAGCTGGCTGCCAGCCGGCCCTGGCGGTCATCCTCTTTCTCCAGGAGGCATATGGTGGCGAGGAGCAGATACTGATGCTGCACCGCACACTACAGAGGCCACCTTGGCGATACCACCACACTGAAAAAGTCAGCAATGGCCAGCGGATGCTACCCCTGACACCATGCAGCCAGGACTTTTTCACTCTGTCCCCCGGCACCCCACTCTGGGCAGTGCGGCAGGTCCACTACGGGAAAGAAATCGTACGATTTACTGTTTATTGCCGCCATGAAAATTATGTCGACATGGTGCGGCTGTACAAACTGCTGCTTCAGCGGAGGGTGGCACAGAAGAAGGAGGACTTTTGCTTCTTTGTGGTGTATTCCAACCCAGACATGGAGATTCAGTTGTCGTTTAAGAGGCTCCCGCGAGGTCAGTTTCCAGTGGTGTTGGACTCAGCAGTGATGGAGGTGAGGGTGCGGGACGTTGGAGCACTGGTGCCCCTGCTGCCACACCCTTGCAGCCCAATCAGTGAGGTTCGCTGGCAGACAGAGGACTATGATGGAAATAAGATCCTGCTGCAG GTCCAAAGTGCTCACTTCAAACCCAGTCAAGATCCCTGCCACATATCATCCACCATAACTGAATCAGCATCGGCTCCATCCACCTTCACCCGCAGTTCTGCCTCTTACAGAAACCGTCGGTACCATCACAGGTTGGCGTCCCGCTCTAAAGTTCACCAGACCTCCTACAGCTCCCTCCCTGTGGCCTGCGAGGAGCCAGACGAGCAGGTGCAGTGGCTTGAGCGGCACAATCCAGATAGTTGGAGGGCCCAGTGGAGGGGCCACCGGTCCGGCTCCCTCTTCTCTCTACCCAACATGGGTTCAGCCAGCTCCCACTCCACCTGCTCCTCGCCTGGACCTTCTCCTAGTCCCCACCACAGAAGTCACTCCCTTAACAGGAGCTCATCCCTCATCCCGCCTTTCCGGCTCAACGTGGACGCTCTGATCGGGGCCGAGGAGACCGATGTGGACACAGGAAATAGAGTGAATTCAGGCAGCAGCGTGGACCTTACAGTGGTGTCTGCATACATCAAATCCAGTCTGCCACAGACTTCTCGGCCATTATCTGCGCCTCCAGAAGACGTCGGATCCTCCCGCTTTCCTGGCCTACCAGAGAACACCTACAAAGCAGCGACGCTGGGCCGGACTCCAAACCACTTCTGCACCAACACCACACCCTCTACCTTTGTGGGATCACATACCCGAAGCACCAGCATGAACACAAGTGCTGCTCCATCCCTGAGCGACATCTCCATAAACCAGTCGGACAGTTGCAGCATAATAAGTGTACCCCTTGAGGAGGCGGACAAGacggaagaagaagaagtccaAGAGTTCTACATTTGA
- the LOC113173495 gene encoding protein FAM124A isoform X1, whose protein sequence is MEKTSAEDDCVDSGAETGGSDYSPLSSTSICGGELSMGELQDPFLVSVHLIADPGQGKFLQRAADAVLAWVHPELQLFRVSERASISQRSRPKRHHNSSPAAGCQPALAVILFLQEAYGGEEQILMLHRTLQRPPWRYHHTEKVSNGQRMLPLTPCSQDFFTLSPGTPLWAVRQVHYGKEIVRFTVYCRHENYVDMVRLYKLLLQRRVAQKKEDFCFFVVYSNPDMEIQLSFKRLPRGQFPVVLDSAVMEVRVRDVGALVPLLPHPCSPISEVRWQTEDYDGNKILLQVQSAHFKPSQDPCHISSTITESASAPSTFTRSSASYRNRRYHHRLASRSKVHQTSYSSLPVACEEPDEQVQWLERHNPDSWRAQWRGHRSGSLFSLPNMGSASSHSTCSSPGPSPSPHHRSHSLNRSSSLIPPFRLNVDALIGAEETDVDTGNRVNSGSSVDLTVVSAYIKSSLPQTSRPLSAPPEDVGSSRFPGLPENTYKAATLGRTPNHFCTNTTPSTFVGSHTRSTSMNTSAAPSLSDISINQSDSCSIISVPLEEADKTEEEEVQEFYI, encoded by the exons ATGGAGAAAACCTCAGCAGAAGATGACTGTGTGGATTCAGGAGCCGAGACTGGAGG GTCTGATTACAGTCCCTTGTCCTCAACGAGCA TATGTGGAGGTGAGTTATCCATGGGCGAGCTCCAGGATCCCTTCCTCGTCAGCGTCCACCTCATCGCTGACCCCGGCCAGGGCAAGTTCCTGCAGCgtgctgctgatgctgtgctGGCATGGGTGCACCCGGAGCTGCAGCTCTTCAGAGTGTCAGAGCGGGCCTCCATCTCCCAGCGGTCTAGGCCCAAGCGTCATCACAATAGTAGCCCGGCAGCTGGCTGCCAGCCGGCCCTGGCGGTCATCCTCTTTCTCCAGGAGGCATATGGTGGCGAGGAGCAGATACTGATGCTGCACCGCACACTACAGAGGCCACCTTGGCGATACCACCACACTGAAAAAGTCAGCAATGGCCAGCGGATGCTACCCCTGACACCATGCAGCCAGGACTTTTTCACTCTGTCCCCCGGCACCCCACTCTGGGCAGTGCGGCAGGTCCACTACGGGAAAGAAATCGTACGATTTACTGTTTATTGCCGCCATGAAAATTATGTCGACATGGTGCGGCTGTACAAACTGCTGCTTCAGCGGAGGGTGGCACAGAAGAAGGAGGACTTTTGCTTCTTTGTGGTGTATTCCAACCCAGACATGGAGATTCAGTTGTCGTTTAAGAGGCTCCCGCGAGGTCAGTTTCCAGTGGTGTTGGACTCAGCAGTGATGGAGGTGAGGGTGCGGGACGTTGGAGCACTGGTGCCCCTGCTGCCACACCCTTGCAGCCCAATCAGTGAGGTTCGCTGGCAGACAGAGGACTATGATGGAAATAAGATCCTGCTGCAG GTCCAAAGTGCTCACTTCAAACCCAGTCAAGATCCCTGCCACATATCATCCACCATAACTGAATCAGCATCGGCTCCATCCACCTTCACCCGCAGTTCTGCCTCTTACAGAAACCGTCGGTACCATCACAGGTTGGCGTCCCGCTCTAAAGTTCACCAGACCTCCTACAGCTCCCTCCCTGTGGCCTGCGAGGAGCCAGACGAGCAGGTGCAGTGGCTTGAGCGGCACAATCCAGATAGTTGGAGGGCCCAGTGGAGGGGCCACCGGTCCGGCTCCCTCTTCTCTCTACCCAACATGGGTTCAGCCAGCTCCCACTCCACCTGCTCCTCGCCTGGACCTTCTCCTAGTCCCCACCACAGAAGTCACTCCCTTAACAGGAGCTCATCCCTCATCCCGCCTTTCCGGCTCAACGTGGACGCTCTGATCGGGGCCGAGGAGACCGATGTGGACACAGGAAATAGAGTGAATTCAGGCAGCAGCGTGGACCTTACAGTGGTGTCTGCATACATCAAATCCAGTCTGCCACAGACTTCTCGGCCATTATCTGCGCCTCCAGAAGACGTCGGATCCTCCCGCTTTCCTGGCCTACCAGAGAACACCTACAAAGCAGCGACGCTGGGCCGGACTCCAAACCACTTCTGCACCAACACCACACCCTCTACCTTTGTGGGATCACATACCCGAAGCACCAGCATGAACACAAGTGCTGCTCCATCCCTGAGCGACATCTCCATAAACCAGTCGGACAGTTGCAGCATAATAAGTGTACCCCTTGAGGAGGCGGACAAGacggaagaagaagaagtccaAGAGTTCTACATTTGA
- the LOC113173495 gene encoding protein FAM124A isoform X3 — MTVWIQEPRLEGELSMGELQDPFLVSVHLIADPGQGKFLQRAADAVLAWVHPELQLFRVSERASISQRSRPKRHHNSSPAAGCQPALAVILFLQEAYGGEEQILMLHRTLQRPPWRYHHTEKVSNGQRMLPLTPCSQDFFTLSPGTPLWAVRQVHYGKEIVRFTVYCRHENYVDMVRLYKLLLQRRVAQKKEDFCFFVVYSNPDMEIQLSFKRLPRGQFPVVLDSAVMEVRVRDVGALVPLLPHPCSPISEVRWQTEDYDGNKILLQVQSAHFKPSQDPCHISSTITESASAPSTFTRSSASYRNRRYHHRLASRSKVHQTSYSSLPVACEEPDEQVQWLERHNPDSWRAQWRGHRSGSLFSLPNMGSASSHSTCSSPGPSPSPHHRSHSLNRSSSLIPPFRLNVDALIGAEETDVDTGNRVNSGSSVDLTVVSAYIKSSLPQTSRPLSAPPEDVGSSRFPGLPENTYKAATLGRTPNHFCTNTTPSTFVGSHTRSTSMNTSAAPSLSDISINQSDSCSIISVPLEEADKTEEEEVQEFYI; from the exons ATGACTGTGTGGATTCAGGAGCCGAGACTGGAGG GTGAGTTATCCATGGGCGAGCTCCAGGATCCCTTCCTCGTCAGCGTCCACCTCATCGCTGACCCCGGCCAGGGCAAGTTCCTGCAGCgtgctgctgatgctgtgctGGCATGGGTGCACCCGGAGCTGCAGCTCTTCAGAGTGTCAGAGCGGGCCTCCATCTCCCAGCGGTCTAGGCCCAAGCGTCATCACAATAGTAGCCCGGCAGCTGGCTGCCAGCCGGCCCTGGCGGTCATCCTCTTTCTCCAGGAGGCATATGGTGGCGAGGAGCAGATACTGATGCTGCACCGCACACTACAGAGGCCACCTTGGCGATACCACCACACTGAAAAAGTCAGCAATGGCCAGCGGATGCTACCCCTGACACCATGCAGCCAGGACTTTTTCACTCTGTCCCCCGGCACCCCACTCTGGGCAGTGCGGCAGGTCCACTACGGGAAAGAAATCGTACGATTTACTGTTTATTGCCGCCATGAAAATTATGTCGACATGGTGCGGCTGTACAAACTGCTGCTTCAGCGGAGGGTGGCACAGAAGAAGGAGGACTTTTGCTTCTTTGTGGTGTATTCCAACCCAGACATGGAGATTCAGTTGTCGTTTAAGAGGCTCCCGCGAGGTCAGTTTCCAGTGGTGTTGGACTCAGCAGTGATGGAGGTGAGGGTGCGGGACGTTGGAGCACTGGTGCCCCTGCTGCCACACCCTTGCAGCCCAATCAGTGAGGTTCGCTGGCAGACAGAGGACTATGATGGAAATAAGATCCTGCTGCAG GTCCAAAGTGCTCACTTCAAACCCAGTCAAGATCCCTGCCACATATCATCCACCATAACTGAATCAGCATCGGCTCCATCCACCTTCACCCGCAGTTCTGCCTCTTACAGAAACCGTCGGTACCATCACAGGTTGGCGTCCCGCTCTAAAGTTCACCAGACCTCCTACAGCTCCCTCCCTGTGGCCTGCGAGGAGCCAGACGAGCAGGTGCAGTGGCTTGAGCGGCACAATCCAGATAGTTGGAGGGCCCAGTGGAGGGGCCACCGGTCCGGCTCCCTCTTCTCTCTACCCAACATGGGTTCAGCCAGCTCCCACTCCACCTGCTCCTCGCCTGGACCTTCTCCTAGTCCCCACCACAGAAGTCACTCCCTTAACAGGAGCTCATCCCTCATCCCGCCTTTCCGGCTCAACGTGGACGCTCTGATCGGGGCCGAGGAGACCGATGTGGACACAGGAAATAGAGTGAATTCAGGCAGCAGCGTGGACCTTACAGTGGTGTCTGCATACATCAAATCCAGTCTGCCACAGACTTCTCGGCCATTATCTGCGCCTCCAGAAGACGTCGGATCCTCCCGCTTTCCTGGCCTACCAGAGAACACCTACAAAGCAGCGACGCTGGGCCGGACTCCAAACCACTTCTGCACCAACACCACACCCTCTACCTTTGTGGGATCACATACCCGAAGCACCAGCATGAACACAAGTGCTGCTCCATCCCTGAGCGACATCTCCATAAACCAGTCGGACAGTTGCAGCATAATAAGTGTACCCCTTGAGGAGGCGGACAAGacggaagaagaagaagtccaAGAGTTCTACATTTGA